The following coding sequences lie in one Phragmites australis chromosome 8, lpPhrAust1.1, whole genome shotgun sequence genomic window:
- the LOC133926496 gene encoding uncharacterized protein LOC133926496 — translation MAFSSPEEKKTASEIVAALDLQRHPDGGFYLETFRDPAVFLLKSALPPLYNVDRAVSSAIYFLLPAGEIAWLHRIPCAETCHYYIGEALTVCKLI, via the exons ATGGCGTTCTCGAGCCCGGAGGAGAAGAAGACGGCGTCGGAGATCGTCGCCGCGCTGGATCTGCAGCGCCACCCCGACGGCGGCTTCTACCTGGAGACCTTCCGCGACCCGgccgtcttcctcctcaagTCCGCCCTCCCGCCCCTCT ATAATGTGGACCGTGCTGTGAGCAGCGCCATCTACTTCCTGCTGCCTGCTGGGGAAATTGCTTGGTTGCACCGCATCCCTTGTGCTGAAACATGTCACTACTACATAGGAGAAGCTCTGACAGTCTGCAAACTTATCTGA
- the LOC133926493 gene encoding uncharacterized protein LOC133926493, whose translation MFIVNLVDWWRAYGGRSIDLQRFAKRIVSLCASSSGCERNWSTFEFIHTKKRNRLEHKRLNDLVYVAYNRKMTSRFQKRREEAGKSYDPLVMEDFDWENEWVDPTAQPQCSSALDITWDQVDEAIGASHELRGRNLPRTYARRARHISRVVEEARVVEDDEEEGKEEDIIVNDVDVDDFGDKSMDATEDDAENMDASNDFDEFALDDF comes from the exons atgtttattgTTAATTTAGTTGATTGGTGGCGTGCGTATGGTGGCCGATCTATTGACTTACAAAGATTTGCGAAGCGTATTGTTAGTCTTTGTGCTTCATCATCTGGTTGTGAGCGTAATTGGAGCACTTTTGAATTT ATTCATACAAAGAAGAGAAACCGGCTAGAGCATAAAAgattgaatgatttggtttatGTTGCCTACAATCGGAAAATGACTAGTAGGTTCCAAAAACGCCGTGAGGAAGCGGGTAAAAGCTATGATCCTTTGGTTATGGAAGACTTTGATTGGGAAAATGAATGGGTTGATCCAACGGCCCAACCTCAATGTTCTAGTGCTTTGGACATCACATGGGACCAAGTTGATGAAGCAATTGGTGCATCACATGAGCTTCGAGGTCGTAACCTTCCTAGGACCTACGCTCGTCGTGCAAGACATATATCAAGAGTGGTTGAAGAAGCAAGAGTggttgaagatgatgaggaggaaggaAAGGAAGAAGACATCATTGTGaatgatgttgatgttgatgattttggtgACAAATCAATGGATGCTACTGAAGATGATGCGGAGAACATGGATGCTTCAAACGATTTCGATGAGTTTGCATTGGATGACttttga
- the LOC133927568 gene encoding pollen receptor-like kinase 3: MALSPYGLLFLAVVATAAALWGAAAQNMTDAEALMQLKRSFTNSSSLSSWLITNKDGNKSPCAPGSHEWHGVVCTRGMVTGLRLNGLQLGGTIDIDALASFPRLRSVSFSGNNFSGPLPAFHQLTALKSMYLSNNRFSGSIPEDFFANLSHLKKLWLNGNQLSGTIPASIVQATSLLELHLDRNAFTGQLPAVPPPALKSFNVSGNDLDGVVPEAFRKFDAGRFGSNEYLCYVPTHEKPCKRAQTVANSSRRVIMVFVTLLVSAVVMAIALRACSSEPSRVRNFDSARGDMEGLEEKPPVYMIKQASTTQKRSSSWLGMRAGSSLGLGHRRAASAAKVDDLSSRSAGDLVIVNDCKGVFGLTDLMKAAAEVIGSGGLGSAYKAVMTSGVAVVVKRARDMNRATKDAFEAEMKRLGAMRHANLLPPLAYHYRKDEKLLVYEYIPKGSLLYVLHGDRGMDYAALDWPMRLKVAVGVARGTAFLHTALASHEVPHGNLKSANVLLAPDFEPLLVDFGFSGLINHMQSPHSMFAHRAPECVAGHPVCAKADVYCLGIVLLELLTGKFPSQYLHNAKGGTDLVMWATSAMDDGFERDLLDPAIMTTWKFALPDMTRLMQVAVECVEMDLQKRPDMKEAAARVEEVVAAALATVREKQEEAGSEGSTRSGDGASRTSHAAYVRDGSIQRITSVGERSSRRGSNDYSYAIS; this comes from the coding sequence ATGGCCCTATCTCCCTAcggcctcctcttcctcgccgtcgtcgccacCGCGGCGGCTCTCTGGGGCGCCGCCGCGCAGAACATGACCGATGCCGAGGCTCTGATGCAGCTCAAGAGGTCCTTCACCAACTCCTCGTCGCTCTCGTCGTGGCTCATCACCAACAAGGACGGCAACAAGTCCCCCTGCGCGCCTGGCTCGCACGAGTGGCACGGCGTGGTGTGCACCCGAGGCATGGTCACGGGCCTACGCCTCAACGGCCTCCAGCTCGGCGGCACCATCGACATCGACGCGCTCGCCAGCTTCCCCCGCCTGAGGTCCGTCTCCTTCTCTGGGAACAACTTCTCCGGTCCGCTCCCCGCCTTCCACCAGCTCACCGCGCTCAAGTCCATGTACCTCTCCAACAATCGGTTCTCCGGCAGCATTCCGGAGGACTTCTTTGCCAACCTCAGCCACCTCAAGAAGCTCTGGCTCAACGGCAACCAGCTCTCTGGAACTATCCCGGCGTCCATCGTTCAGGCCACGTCCCTCCTCGAGCTCCACCTCGATCGCAACGCCTTCACGGGGCAGCTCCCAGCCGTGCCGCCCCCGGCGCTCAAGTCGTTCAACGTCTCGGGGAACGACCTCGACGGAGTCGTCCCCGAGGCGTTCCGGAAGTTCGACGCCGGCAGGTTCGGCAGCAACGAGTACCTGTGCTACGTGCCGACCCACGAAAAGCCGTGCAAGCGCGCTCAGACCGTGGCCAACTCCTCCAGGCGGGTCATCATGGTGTTCGTCACGCTGCTCGTCTCAGCCGTCGTGATGGCCATCGCCCTGCGCGCGTGCAGCAGCGAGCCCAGCCGCGTCCGCAACTTCGACTCTGCCCGCGGCGACATGGAGGGTCTCGAGGAGAAGCCGCCCGTGTACATGATCAAGCAGGCGTCGACCACCCAGAAGCGGAGCAGCTCGTGGCTCGGGATGAGGGCAGGGTCGTCGCTCGGACTTGGACACCGGCGGGCCGCGTCCGCCGCGAAGGTGGACGACCTAAGCAGCCGATCCGCCGGGGATCTCGTCATCGTGAACGATTGCAAGGGCGTGTTCGGGCTGACCGACCTGATgaaggcggcggccgaggtGATAGGGAGCGGCGGGCTCGGGTCGGCGTACAAGGCGGTCATGACCAGCGGCGTGGCTGTCGTGGTGAAGCGCGCCCGCGACATGAATCGGGCCACCAAGGACGCGTTCGAAGCCGAGATGAAACGGCTCGGCGCGATGCGTCACGCCAACCTGCTGCCGCCGCTGGCTTACCACTACCGCAAGGACGAGAAGCTCCTGGTCTACGAGTACATCCCCAAGGGCAGCTTGCTCTACGTCCTCCACGGAGACCGCGGCATGGACTACGCGGCGCTGGACTGGCCGATGCGGCTCAAGGTGGCCGTCGGGGTCGCGCGCGGCACTGCGTTCCTCCACACGGCGCTCGCCAGCCACGAGGTGCCCCACGGCAACCTCAAGTCGGCCAACGTCCTCCTCGCTCCAGACTTCGAGCCGCTCCTCGTCGACTTCGGCTTCTCCGGCCTCATCAACCACATGCAGTCCCCGCACTCCATGTTCGCGCACCGCGCTCCCGAGTGCGTCGCCGGCCACCCGGTGTGCGCCAAGGCCGACGTCTACTGCCTCGGCATCgtcctcctcgagctcctcaCTGGCAAGTTCCCGTCGCAGTATCTCCACAACGCCAAGGGCGGCACGGACCTCGTCATGTGGGCGACGTCGGCAATGGACGACGGCTTCGAGCGGGACCTATTGGATCCGGCCATCATGACGACGTGGAAGTTCGCCCTGCCGGACATGACGCGGCTCATGCAGGTCGCGGTGGAGTGCGTTGAGATGGACCTGCAGAAGCGGCCTGACATGAAAGAGGCCGCGGCAagggtggaggaggtggtggccgcGGCGCTAGCCACGGTGAGGGAGAAGCAGGAGGAGGCCGGCAGCGAGGGCAGCACGCGGTCGGGAGACGGGGCCAGCAGAACCTCGCACGCCGCGTACGTGCGAGACGGGTCCATACAGCGGATCACAAGCGTCGGCGAGCGGTCGTCGCGGCGAGGCAGCAATGACTACTCGTACGCCATCTCGTGA
- the LOC133925817 gene encoding pentatricopeptide repeat-containing protein At4g33170-like codes for MGSQTLARGVVSVSRTRPPPRTSNSARDHSSAAAASILRLEAPAAASAIYLWNRLLGLLSSRGRPGPPHLAHRVFDAVPQRDTVSYNTHIACLSRAGCGHAERARAYVRMLREDGIRPTGTTLSALVALSGGGDAASRGFVPQVHAHAVWLGLCSNAFVGSALVRAYERCGDADPMFDVFQEIDEPDVVCWNVMIDACARRGSSRLAVEVLSIMRRGGGVADGFTLASILKACSHGEDLGLGMQLHACAWKVGFESETATCNALITMYLKCGGVSSVVVAFDRITEPNIISWTAMIAGLVQNDLAMEAVGFYKQIVRVGEKEDDFCFTSVVSAFGALTSMEHGKMVHCRVT; via the coding sequence ATGGGCAGCCAAACGCTGGCGAGAGGCGTCGTCTCCGTCTCCAGAacccgcccgccgccgcgcaCCTCTAACAGTGCCCGCGACCActcctccgctgccgccgcgaGCATCCTGCGGCTCGAAGCCCCCGCTGCCGCCTCGGCCATCTACCTATGGAACAGGCTGCtcggcctcctctcctcccgaGGCAGGCCCGGGCCGCCCCACCTCGCCCACAGGGTGTTCGACGCAGTGCCCCAGCGGGACACCGTCTCGTACAACACGCACATCGCGTGCCTCTCCCGCGCTGGGTGCGGGCACGCGGAGCGCGCGCGTGCCTACGTGCGGATGCTCCGTGAGGATGGTATCAGGCCCACCGGGACCACCCTCTCGGCCCTCGTTGCTCTgagtggcggcggcgacgcggcTAGCCGCGGCTTTGTCCCGCAGGTCCACGCCCACGCGGTGTGGCTCGGGCTCTGCTCCAACGCGTTCGTGGGGAGCGCGCTGGTGCGGGCGTACGAGCGGTGCGGGGACGCGGATCCCATGTTCGACGTGTTCCAGGAGATCGACGAGCCGGACGTCGTGTGCTGGAACGTCATGATCGACGCGTGTGCACGGCGTGGGAGCTCGCGGCTTGCTGTGGAGGTGCTGTCCATAATGCGCAGGGGTGGAGGCGTCGCTGACGGCTTCACGCTGGCGAGCATCCTGAAGGCGTGTTCCCACGGTGAGGATCTGGGGCTTGGCATGCAGCTCCACGCGTGCGCCTGGAAGGTTGGCTTCGAGTCAGAGACGGCAACCTGCAATGCTCTCATAACGATGTATCTGAAATGTGGAGGAGTGAGTTCAGTTGTCGTCGCCTTTGACAGGATCACAGAGCCAAACATAATCTCTTGGACGGCCATGATTGCCGGGTTGGTGCAGAATGACCTTGCCATGGAAGCGGTAGGCTTCTACAAACAAATTGTGAGGGTTggggagaaggaggatgacTTCTGCTTCACTAGTGTGGTCTCTGCTTTTGGCGCCCTTACGAGTATGGAGCATGGAAAGATGGTACATTGTCGGGTCACGTGA
- the LOC133926495 gene encoding protein GET1-like, whose amino-acid sequence MSLTAVFVFLLVSALQMLDGVLDLARKRGSFTDEHLKLRLEITQLLKDASALSTPSTFAQAAKLRRLAAAKEKELAKIQVLNIKGNQSLYDQYGRVLLITKVLIYGVLILWFWRTSVTTVPQHLLQPFGRMFSWRGVDAATGRVVVGILPWLFLTFPVSKLLSQKLAPIFLHP is encoded by the exons ATGTCCCTGACCGCCgtcttcgtcttcctcctcgtctCTGCGCTGCAGATGCTCGACGGCGTCCTCGATCTCGCCAGAAAG AGGGGATCGTTTACTGATGAACATCTCAAACTACGGCTGGAGATCACGCAACTTCTCAAGGATGCTAGTGCTTTGTCCAC GCCTTCAACGTTTGCGCAAGCGGCAAAGCTCAGGAGGCTGGCTgctgctaaagagaaggagctGGCAAAAA TACAAGTGCTGAACATTAAAGGAAACCAGTCTTTATATGACCAATATGGAAGAGTTCTGCTAATCACCAAG GTTCTAATCTATGGTGTGCTCATTTTGTGGTTTTGGAGAACTTCTGTAACTACTGTTCCCCAGCATCTTCTGCAGCCCTTCG GAAGAATGTTTTCCTGGAGAGGTGTAGATGCTGCTACAGGTCGTGTTGTG GTTGGAATTCTTCCATGGCTATTTTTGACCTTTCCTGTCAGCAAGCTGCTGAGTCAAAAACTTGCACCCATATTTCTGCATCCTtag